From Sphingobacterium bambusae:
ATCCGACGGGATGTGGAATAAAAGAACTATTCTCCACCGCTAGAAATTTGTTATTACTATCAAGAGGAAAATGTATTATGGGGCGTTTTTCGATAGGCTGCCCCACAGGATCATATTGCCGGAAATACTCGCGATCCAAAAATGGAATTTTAGCAAAGCTGCCCCCATCCTCCGAAACGGATTCGACAGGAAAATAATCTTCAAAATTGAGGATTTCATTTACGGTAAGCTGCTTCTCCAGCAATTCGGCAATTGGTATGCTAAAATATTTTGCAATCTGTAGCATGATTTCAATTTTCGGCTCCGCCCGTAGCTCTTCATAAGAGGAAATATTACCTCTCGTTAATCCAAATAGGTCTGCAAAAGCCTGTTGACTTAGCCCTTTCACGTTTCTTAGCTTCTTTATATTGTTCCCAATTTGGCTCATCCTAAATTATTTTCAAAATATGTTGTAAATTTATTTGCAAAATAATTTTGCATTTCATATCTTTATGCAAAGAATATAAGCAAATATACAATTTAATTAGCCAATGTACTTTAATAAGATTGAAAAATATATAGAAAACAGCGGATTCAGCATCAGCAAAAAAGATGAACATGACGGTCTCTTCATCATTGAAAGTGATGCTGACGGGATTCGCAACCTTATTATTGGGGTCGCGCCACCTGTTATCATCTTTGAACTGTATCTTTTCACGATGGCTGAAGATCGACTGGAAATCTTTAAGTCTTTACTTATTAAAAACAGGGATATCATCCATGGCGGATTTGCGCTGACCGAAGATGGCAAAAAGGTCATTTATCGCTATACGCTACAGGTACACAACTTGGATCAAAACGAATTCGATGCCGCCGTTAACTCGCTGTCATTATTACTAAGCGAATACTACGAACAACTTATACAATTTTCAAAAACATAACGTGATGAATATTTTCAAAAGACTTTTAAAGATAGGACAGGCGGAAATCCATGCGCTAGTAGACATGATGGAAGATCCGATAAGCCTTACCGAACAAGGAATCCGAGACATGAAGAAGCAACTGCATGACAGCACGGAATCAGCCGCAAAAGTAAGAGCATCCATTATCCGCAGCGAAAACCTGATCACAGAAAAAGAACAGGAAGCCGCCCAAATGGCAGAGAAGGCCAAACTAGCACTCAGCAAAGCACAAACAGGCGAGTTGACGACGGAACAAAGCGAAAGACTAGCGGCAGAAGCACTTTTGATCAAGAAAAGAATCCTCGAAGAAGTGCAGGCATTAAGCCTAGAGATCAGTGAGCACGCAGGCAAGCGGGAAGAGATAAACAAACATATCGAGGTCCTGCAGTTCAATATCAACAAATGGGAAAAAGAACTGACCACATTGCGTGCGAAACAAAAAGTAAACGAAGCAGCCTCCATGGCGAACCAACAGATGGCGAACATTGATAGCAACAGCACTTTAGATATGTTGCAGCGCGTAAAAAATAAGGTAGCTAACGATGAGGCTCTTGCAGAAGCCTATGCCGAGATGGCTCAAAATAAAATAGAACTGCCCGACGAACAGAAAGCCGTGCAAGATGAATTAACAGCATTAAAAAAACAAATGGGGATTGACTAACTATGAAAAGATTCGAATACAAAACCGTAAAAGTAGAGCCAAAGGGATTTTGGCAAACAAAACTAGATCCAGAAGAGCTGGATAAAATCCTGAATGCACTCGGCCAAGAAGGATGGGAACTTGTCGGTATGCAAGACCTTGCAGTGAGTGGCACTTCATGGACGTTTCACTATACATTTAAAAGACCCCTTAACTAAATCATTCAGTTCACATGGACGCTATCCTACATTTGCTATTTAATCCGCTACCCAATGCCATCATGACGGTATTGACGGCCATCTCTCTACTCTATTGGCTGTTCACGATGCTGATGGGTGATGGTTTTGACTTTGGCGATGCAGATGCAAACATCGACTTCGACGGTGCAGACGTCCACGAGGTAGACAGCCCCGACGATGCCGATTTGCAAAGCGATGGCGAGCCCTCATTATTCTCTAAAGCGATGAACTTTATCAATATTGGAAAGGCACCTCTTATGGTTATTGCCACGCTATTCAAATTTATCGGTTGGCTGATCACGATCGCATCTTCCTTGGCATGGAACCTGGCCCAGTTCGGATGGAAGTCCATCTTGGCATTGATTCCCATCTTTATCCTGACCTATTTGCTGATGCACTACGTCACGATACCGGTGGCCAAGCTCTATAAAAAAGTGGGCTACACCGGTGAAGAGCCCCACGACTTCTTAGGACGCGCGGGAAAGATGCGCACCTCTATTGAAGGAGACCGCATAGGGTCTGTCGAGATTGTTATCGATAGCGATGTGATACGCCTATCCGTAAAAAGCCATGATGGCGCTAAAATTGCCTACGATGACTTGGTGGTGATAACTGGGGAAACAGCCGATAAAAAAATCTATTACGTTAAAAAAGAAATAAACTTACAAAGCATCTAAATTATCTTAATCAATGACAAGCAGCACTTTATTATTTGTAGACGGACTCACGGGATTAGTTTTGATCGCCGTAGGCGTAGTCGTATTCCTCATTCTAGCATTTTTTGTAGTACTCAGCATGTTCTACAAAAAGATCCCTCAGGGAAAAGCCATTGTTAGAACAGGTGTGGGAGGCTCCAAGGTAGCTTTCAACAAAGGAATGTATGTGGTACCTGTATTCCACAAAATGGAGATCATGGACATCTCCGTCAAGAAGATCGAAATCGCACGTATGCAACACGACGGCTTGATCTGTAAAGACAATATACGTGCAGACATCAAGGTAGCCTTCTTTGTGCGCGTCAACAAATCCGTTGACGACGTGATCAACGTCGCACAAAACTTAGGCTGTGATCGCGCAAGCGAACCGGAAACATTAAAGAATATCTTCGAATCCAAATTCTCGGAAGCATTAAAAACCGTAGGTAAGAAATTTGACTTCATCGAACTTTATGAAGCCCGCCGTGAATTCCGCGAAGAGATCCTCAACATCATTGGCACCGACCTGAATGGCTACATCCTAGACGACTGTGCCATTGACTACCTCGAGCAAACTGAACTTAAATTCTTAAGCCCAGACAATATTTTGGACTCAGCGGGTATCAAGAAAATCACGGAGCTTACTGCACAGCAAAACATCAATGCCAACCTCATCCGACGCGAAGAGGAAAAAGTAATTCGTAAGCAAAACGTGGAAGCGCGCGAAGCCATCTTGGAGCTCGACAGACAGCTGGCCGAAAAAGAAGAAAAACAACGTCGGGAGATTGACAACATCAAAGCGAGGGAAGATGCTGAAATCACCAAAGTACGTGAAGAAGAACGCCTGAAATCGGAAACCGTGCGTATTGCGACCGAAGAACAACTGGCCATCCAAGAAGAAAACAAACTGCGCCAGATTATCATCGCCGAGAAAGCGAAGCTACGCACCGACGCCGTAGAAACCGAGCGTGTGGAAAAAGATCGGGCATTGGAAGCCACCGAACGCGAGCGTATCGTTACCCTAGCGCAAATCGACAAGGAGCGTTCCATTGAGACCGAAAAGAAAAGCATTCAGAATGTGATCAAGGAGCGCGTACAGCTGGAGAAAGGTGTCGTGGAAGAACAGCAATCCGTAAAAGATGTTGAAACGTTCCGCGAAGTGGAGCGTAAGAAGCAGGCAGGCGTTATTGCCGCCTCACAGGAAGCTGAAGAGCGCTTAATTGCAACAGTTAAAGCCGCAGAAGCAGCCCGGATCGCTGCAGAACAAGAAGCAGAGAAAAAAGTGATCGACGCGGAGGCAGCACGCAAAATTGCAGAAAAGAAAGCTCAAGAGCTGTTAATAGAGGCCGAAGCCAAGAAAGAAGCATCAGCCAAAGAAGCCGAAGCACGCAAAATTATTGCAGAAGCACAGGCAAAAGAAGAGGCTGCGATTGGACTATCAGAAGCGGAAGTAATGATCGCAAAAGCGGAAGCCGAAGAAAAGCAAGGTACCGTAGAGGCAAGCATCATCGAAAAGAAAGCGGCAGCATTACGTACCGAAGGATTGGCGCAAGCGGAAGTGGTACGAGAAAAAGCCTTGGCAGAAGCAAAAGGCATCGAAGAGAAAGCTGCTGCTATGAAACAACTCGACGGTGTGGGTAAAGAGCACGAAGAGTTTAAATTGCAGCTACAGAAAGAACGCGATATCGAAATGGCGCACATCAATATTCAGAAAGATATCGCCACCGCACAAGCGGATGTGTTATCGGAAGCCTTGAAATCCGCGAAGATCGATATCGTCGGTGGAGAAACCATGTTCTTCGAAAACATTGTACGTCAAGTGTCCAACTCGAAAGGCTTCGATCATTTGATCAACAACTCGAGACATGCGACAGACATCAAAAACTCCCTTATCGGCGAGCATGGCGACGGCGACCTTGGCGAAAAAATCAAAAGCTTGGCAGATAAGTACGGCATCTCGTCCAACGATATCAAAAACCTAACCGTCTCGGCCGCTTTGTTAAAGTTACAACAAGCTGCCTCTGACGATAAAGAAGATAGTGGATTTATAAGCTCTCTATTTTCATTAGCAAGCAATTTGGGCGTATCCAACAAAAAAATCAGCTTGTAAACACGATACAGTTACCGGCCTTCGTCGGTACAAGCCATACTG
This genomic window contains:
- a CDS encoding SPFH domain-containing protein codes for the protein MTSSTLLFVDGLTGLVLIAVGVVVFLILAFFVVLSMFYKKIPQGKAIVRTGVGGSKVAFNKGMYVVPVFHKMEIMDISVKKIEIARMQHDGLICKDNIRADIKVAFFVRVNKSVDDVINVAQNLGCDRASEPETLKNIFESKFSEALKTVGKKFDFIELYEARREFREEILNIIGTDLNGYILDDCAIDYLEQTELKFLSPDNILDSAGIKKITELTAQQNINANLIRREEEKVIRKQNVEAREAILELDRQLAEKEEKQRREIDNIKAREDAEITKVREEERLKSETVRIATEEQLAIQEENKLRQIIIAEKAKLRTDAVETERVEKDRALEATERERIVTLAQIDKERSIETEKKSIQNVIKERVQLEKGVVEEQQSVKDVETFREVERKKQAGVIAASQEAEERLIATVKAAEAARIAAEQEAEKKVIDAEAARKIAEKKAQELLIEAEAKKEASAKEAEARKIIAEAQAKEEAAIGLSEAEVMIAKAEAEEKQGTVEASIIEKKAAALRTEGLAQAEVVREKALAEAKGIEEKAAAMKQLDGVGKEHEEFKLQLQKERDIEMAHINIQKDIATAQADVLSEALKSAKIDIVGGETMFFENIVRQVSNSKGFDHLINNSRHATDIKNSLIGEHGDGDLGEKIKSLADKYGISSNDIKNLTVSAALLKLQQAASDDKEDSGFISSLFSLASNLGVSNKKISL
- a CDS encoding OB-fold-containig protein — its product is MDAILHLLFNPLPNAIMTVLTAISLLYWLFTMLMGDGFDFGDADANIDFDGADVHEVDSPDDADLQSDGEPSLFSKAMNFINIGKAPLMVIATLFKFIGWLITIASSLAWNLAQFGWKSILALIPIFILTYLLMHYVTIPVAKLYKKVGYTGEEPHDFLGRAGKMRTSIEGDRIGSVEIVIDSDVIRLSVKSHDGAKIAYDDLVVITGETADKKIYYVKKEINLQSI
- a CDS encoding PspA/IM30 family protein, giving the protein MNIFKRLLKIGQAEIHALVDMMEDPISLTEQGIRDMKKQLHDSTESAAKVRASIIRSENLITEKEQEAAQMAEKAKLALSKAQTGELTTEQSERLAAEALLIKKRILEEVQALSLEISEHAGKREEINKHIEVLQFNINKWEKELTTLRAKQKVNEAASMANQQMANIDSNSTLDMLQRVKNKVANDEALAEAYAEMAQNKIELPDEQKAVQDELTALKKQMGID
- a CDS encoding type III secretion system chaperone family protein; this translates as MYFNKIEKYIENSGFSISKKDEHDGLFIIESDADGIRNLIIGVAPPVIIFELYLFTMAEDRLEIFKSLLIKNRDIIHGGFALTEDGKKVIYRYTLQVHNLDQNEFDAAVNSLSLLLSEYYEQLIQFSKT
- a CDS encoding DUF4177 domain-containing protein → MKRFEYKTVKVEPKGFWQTKLDPEELDKILNALGQEGWELVGMQDLAVSGTSWTFHYTFKRPLN
- a CDS encoding helix-turn-helix domain-containing protein, which encodes MSQIGNNIKKLRNVKGLSQQAFADLFGLTRGNISSYEELRAEPKIEIMLQIAKYFSIPIAELLEKQLTVNEILNFEDYFPVESVSEDGGSFAKIPFLDREYFRQYDPVGQPIEKRPIIHFPLDSNNKFLAVENSSFIPHPVGFAFEEHMILFFEQVTVDILHTLGDHFGYFDGDTPFFGRYELAGKDIALVLNDWKKEVYGAETASHFWKLFGKFERVM